In Amia ocellicauda isolate fAmiCal2 chromosome 5, fAmiCal2.hap1, whole genome shotgun sequence, a genomic segment contains:
- the qpctla gene encoding glutaminyl-peptide cyclotransferase-like a, whose product MSKSSRRYKPAPAGNGSAAVRVPRARVLLCCLCGVLAVAGILGLYLSADTASEVRVRSSHWTKDRLAHKPRKQSSSQVRELVSHVDGGRLWEMHLQPILVERLPDTAGSQAVRKHITSQLGSLSAGWVVEVDSFTSPTPRGPLTFSNVLAVLDPSAPRRLLLACHYDTKQLPASPTGRPFLGASDSAVPCAMILELATALDSKLRALALQKSPVTLQLLFFDGEEAFQEWTPTDSLYGSRHLAERMARTAHPPGSPDSTLLDAIDLFVLLDLIGDSSPLFVNHFDNTARWFDRLIAAEKRLHKLGLLSSHPSEQSYFRKDVYLGPVEDDHMPFLKKGVPVLHMIATPFPSFWHTLEDTEDRMHRPTVDNLTKILAVFLAEYLGL is encoded by the exons ATGTCGAAGAGCAGTCGGAGGTACAAGCCCGCCCCGGCCGGTAACGGCAGCGCCGCGGTGAGGGTGCCCCGGGCCCGGGTGCTGCTGTGCTGTCTGTGCGGGGTCCTGGCCGTGGCCGGGATCCTGGGGTTGTACCTGTCCGCCGACACCGCCAGCGAAGTGAGGGTCAGGTCTTCACACTGGACCAAAGACAGA CTGGCCCACAAACCCCGGAAGCAGTCGTCCAGCCAGGTGCGGGAGCTGGTGTCCCACGTGGACGGGGGCCGGCTGTGGGAGATGCACCTGCAGCCCATCCTAGTGGAGAGACTGCCAGACACAGCGGGCAGCCAGGCTGTGAGGAAG caTATCACCTCTCAGCTGGGCTCTCTCTCTGCGGGCTGGGTAGTGGAGGTGGACTCGTTCACCTCTCCCACCCCTCGGGGTCCCCTCACTTTCTCTAACGTGCTGGCGGTCCTGGATCCCAGTGCTCCCCGGCGCCTCCTGCTGGCCTGCCACTACGACACGAAGCAGCTCCCAGCATCCCCGACCGGACGCCCATTCCTCGGGGCGAGCGACTCTGCTGTTCCCTGTGCCATGATTTTGGAGTTGGCAACCGCCCTGGACTCGAAGCTCCGAGCACTCGCACTACAG AAGTCTCCAGTCACTCTGCAGCTGCTGTTCTTCGATGGAGAGGAGGCCTTCCAGGAGTGGACGCCCACGGATTCCCTGTATGGTTCCAGGCACCTGGCAGAGCGCATGGCCAGGACAGCACACCCCCCCGGGTCCCCTGACAGCACCCTGCTTGATGCTATC gacctGTTTGTCCTGCTGGATCTGATTGGTGACTCCAGTCCTCTGTTCGTCAATCACTTCGACAACACGGCCCGCTGGTTTGACCGCCTCATCGCCGCTG AGAAGCGGCTGCACAAGCTGGGCCTGCTGTCGTCCCATCCCTCTGAGCAGAGCTACTTCAGGAAGGACGTCTACCTGGGCCCAGTGGAGGACGATCACATGCCCTTTCTGAAGAAGG GTGTTCCCGTGCTCCACATGATTGCCACTCCCTTCCCCTCATTCTGGCACACCCTGGAGGACACGGAGGACAGAATGCACCGACCCACTGTTGACAACCTCACCAAGATCCTGGCCGTGTTCCTGGCAGAGTACCTGGGGCTGTGA
- the six5 gene encoding homeobox protein SIX5: MASFSLEAGVQTESPSEVSVGDSASLKEEAVALDEVSEQLLQTFQSSALSFSADQVACLCEALLQAGNVERLGRFLSTIPPSAELLRGNETLLKAKALVAFHQEEFKELYSILESHDFHPANHSFLQELYLQARYKEAERSRGRSLGAVDKYRLRKKFPLPKTIWDGEETVYCFKERSRNALKECYKSNRYPTPDEKRNLAKVTGLSLTQVSNWFKNRRQRDRTPSGTNSKSESDGNHSTEDEASRGMEDVVMTPAAQEELSPAPVLLSAGSSCSTGGPLLLNGSLLTTSGQAPLLLNGGSLLQGPGGGVIINGLTLSDGQTITLSPVAGNTPLVLNGTQVVSKQPAAPLTESGLKEQVVAGVPTIVLNTSGPTLSLPPSDDGLGKSVDDGVALHSVLPSMDFVNSLTVQNSTAVKTVVSQPGVSSSSSSPSSTLPSLVFTGCTQSAVSEAKLVETQMAPSVSLAQPGLMQTSQVVPLLPQQQEITSVLPQLVQDNHVTSGPQVLSLPQVVPSIQGIPVSQFVQAHSTQVTSCPQIVPLSSMAPHFSQASISHLSTQSFQITSARLPQQPQQLATVTTSLPQVTHLGNSQPQQQSALPLQLTEHPSPAPTVQTLQTLTQAPTLQVSGAQIIPISPPTQVVPISQSGQVSVAAPPTQIVPLSLPQLVPVSSAVTSQCPLSLPQVVPGSPAMSLSSPGTFQILTSSSNASCTPGPFKVNQLGTIQIPSNPSIGTVGSGATGVQFLNSGIFQLPTASQGNILLTNPAGGNTILTGLTFQQGKLILTATFPASMQLASLPLKPDGESAPSNGGIVLTPVISMAGGGGGGQQGAVPLSTFATTSQTSACSSSSSFQNDSSLTFVNVAGLYQNPHSAVPGPTLHSPPAATLATLDAGGSLPSPVTQTGLSPNLGDAHLSLASPISSQAVTSAQLSHSVWSSVSSLAGGSSGLTPGLFNVRKGELSEDDGHQGLLGLASGEALLLNTPSPEQDGGGSPLDDSEEMDGDPKILTQLQSVPVDDDLGL; encoded by the exons ATGGCTTCCTTCTCTTTGGAGGCTGGAGTCCAGACGGAGAGTCCCTCTGAAGTCTCCGTCGGGGACTCTGCGAGCCTGAAAGAGGAGGCGGTTGCGCTGGACGAAGTCTCCGAGCAGCTCCTGCAAACTTTCCAGAGCTCCGCGTTGAGTTTCTCGGCGGATCAGGTTGCGTGTTTGTGCGAGGCGCTCCTGCAGGCAGGCAATGTGGAGAGACTGGGCAGATTCCTCTCCACCATCCCTCCGTCGGCTGAGCTGCTACGTGGCAACGAGACCCTGCTGAAGGCCAAGGCACTGGTAGCTTTTCACCAGGAGGAATTCAAGGAGCTCTACTCCATTCTGGAAAGCCACGACTTCCACCCGGCCAACCACAGTTTCCTGCAGGAATTGTACTTGCAAGCCCGCTATAAAGAGGCGGAGAGGTCCCGGGGACGGTCCTTGGGGGCTGTGGATAAGTACCGTCTGCGAAAAAAGTTCCCCTTGCCAAAAACGATCTGGGACGGCGAGGAGACCGTGTACTGCTTCAAGGAGAGGTCGAGGAACGCGCTGAAGGAGTGCTACAAGAGCAACAGGTACCCCACTCCGGACGAGAAGCGCAACCTGGCCAAAGTCACCGGCCTGTCTCTGACCCAGGTGAGCAACTGGTTCAAGAATCGACGGCAGCGAGACCGCACTCCTTCGGGGACTAACAGCAAGAG CGAATCAGATGGCAATCATAGCACGGAGGACGAGGCGAGCCGGGGAATGGAGGATGTGGTCATGACGCCTGCTGCTCAGGAGGAGCTGAGCCCGGCGCCAGTGCTGCTGTCTGCGGGCAGCTCCTGCAGCACTGGTGGGCCCCTCCTCCTCAATGGCAGCTTGTTGACCACCAGTGGCCAAGCGCCGCTGCTGCTGAATGGCGGTTCTTTGCTCCAGGGCCCGGGCGGTGGTGTCATTATCAATGGGCTGACCCTGAGCGATGGCCAGACCATCACACTCAGTCCTGTCGCAGGCAACACCCCCCTGGTGCTCAACGGCACACAGGTTGTGTCCAAGCAGCCAGCTGCGCCCCTCACAGAATCGGGGTTGAAGGAGCAGGTGGTGGCGGGGGTGCCCACCATAGTGCTGAACACCAGTGGCCCCACACTCTCCCTGCCGCCCTCCGACGATGGCCTGGGGAAGTCGGTGGACGATGGGGTGGCCCTGCACTCCGTACTGCCCTCCATGGATTTTGTCAACTCCCTAACTGTCCAGAACAGCACCGCTGTCAAGACGGTGGTCTCCCAGCCAGgtgtctcctcctcctcttcctccccctccAGCACTCTGCCTTCCCTGGTCTTTACAGGCTGCACCCAGAGTGCTGTGTCAGAGGCCAAGCTCGTCGAAACCCAGATGGCACCCTCTGTCTCCCTGGCACAGCCCGGCCTCATGCAGACCAGCCAGGTGGTGCCGTTGTTGCCACAGCAGCAGGAAATTACCTCCGTGTTGCCCCAGCTGGTCCAGGACAACCATGTCACCTCAGGCCCTCAAGTCCTGTCCCTCCCTCAGGTGGTGCCTTCCATCCAGGGCATCCCCGTGTCTCAGTTCGTCCAGGCCCACTCCACCCAGGTGACCTCTTGCCCCCAGATCGTGCCCCTCTCCTCCATGGCTCCCCACTTCTCTCAAGCCTCCATCTCGCACCTCTCCACTCAGAGCTTCCAGATCACCTCCGCTAGACTCCCCCAGCAGCCACAGCAGCTCGCCACTGTCACAACATCCCTGCCCCAGGTCACCCATCTGGGGAACTCCCAGCCTCAGCAGCAGTCAGCCCTGCctctccagctgactgagcaccCCTCCCCTGCCCCGACTGTCCAGACACTCCAGACACTGACCCAGGCGCCTACACTGCAGGTTTCAGGAGCTCAGATCATCCCCATCTCCCCGCCCACCCAGGTGGTGCCCATCTCCCAGTCGGGCCAGGTCTCGGTGGCCGCCCCTCCCACCCAGATCGTCCCTCTGTCCTTGCCCCAGCTGGTGCCTGTGTCCTCTGCAGTAACCTCACAGTGCCCACTGTCCCTGCCTCAAGTAGTGCCAGGCTCCCCGGCtatgtctctctcctctccggGGACATTCCAGATCCTCACCAGTTCCAGCAATGCCAGCTGCACCCCGGGCCCCTTCAAAGTCAACCAACTGGGCACCATCCAGATCCCTAGCAACCCGAGCATAGGCACAGTGGGCAGTGGTGCCACAGGGGTGCAGTTCCTCAACTCCGGCATCTTTCAGCTTCCTACAGCATCGCAAG GTAACATCCTCCTGACCAATCCTGCAGGGGGCAATACCATCCTGACAGGGTTGACCTTCCAGCAGGGCAAGCTAATCTTGACCGCCACCTTCCCTGCTAGCATGCAGTTAGCCAGCCTGCCTCTGAAGCCTGATGGCGAGAGCGCTCCCAGCAATGGGGGCATCGTCCTGACACCCGTCATCTCCATGGCTGGTGGGGGGGGAGGCGGCCAGCAGGGAGCGGTGCCCCTCTCCACCTTTGCCACCACTTCCCAGACCTCAGCCtgctcctcctcatcctccttccAGAATGATTCCTCCTTGACCTTTGTGAATGTAGCTGGCCTCTACCAGAACCCCCACTCGGCGGTCCCCGGGCCCACCCTGCACTCCCCCCCAGCCGCTACCCTGGCTACTCTGGATGCCGGGGGCAGCCTCCCCTCCCCCGTGACCCAAACAGGTCTCAGTCCCAATCTGGGGGATGCCCATCTCTCCCTGGCCTCCCCCATCTCCAGCCAGGCGGTCACCAGCGCCCAGTTGTCCCATTCTGTGTGGAGCTCTGTGTCTAGTCTGGCGGGCGGCTCTTCGGGGCTTACACCAGGCCTATTCAACGTCAGGAAAGGAGAGCTGTCTGAGGATGATGGCCACCAGGGACTGTTGGGCTTGGCCAGTGGGGAAGCGCTCCTCCTGAACACCCCTTCGCCTGAGCAGGATGGGGGTGGCTCACCGCTGGACGACTCCGAAGAGATGGACGGGGACCCCAAAATCCTAACGCAGCTGCAGTCCGTCCCCGTTGATGACGACCTCGGCCTGTGA
- the LOC136749617 gene encoding homeobox protein six1 yields MAFGFSQDQVACVCEVLLQGGNVERLGRFLWSLPPCDLLHKNESVLKAKAVVAFHRGSFRELYQLLESQPFSPRNHSYLQQLWLRAHYLEAERLRGRPLGAVGKYRVRRKFPLPRTIWDGEETSYCFKEKSRGVLREWYLHKPYPSPRDKRELAEATGLTTTQVSNWFKNRRQRDRANDCKDREGESTSQLHEHRFRPPRGPGPGYPSSDEDESPPGSPRLLYPSLAPPAIRHHCLSPMAMLGADLRDLGGS; encoded by the exons ATGGCGTTTGGCTTCTCGCAGGACCAGGTGGCCTGTGTGTGCGAGGTACTGCTGCAAGGGGGCAACGTTGAGCGCCTCGGCCGCTTCCTGTGGTCCCTGCCACCCTGCGACCTCCTGCACAAGAACGAGAGCGTGCTGAAGGCCAAGGCCGTGGTGGCATTTCACCGGGGAAGCTTCCGTGAGCTCTACCAGCTGCTGGAGAGCCAACCCTTCTCCCCCCGCAACCACAGCTACCTGCAGCAGCTGTGGCTGCGTGCGCACTACCTGGAGGCCGAGAGGCTGCGGGGGCGCCCTCTGGGGGCCGTGGGCAAATACCGCGTCCGCCGCAAGTTCCCGCTGCCACGCACCATCTGGGACGGGGAGGAGACAAGTTACTGCTTTAAG GAGAAATCCCGGGGTGTGCTGAGGGAGTGGTACCTGCACAAGCCCTACCCCTCCCCACGGGACAAGCGTGAGCTGGCTGAGGCCACAGGGCTGACCACCACACAGGTCAGCAATTGGTTCAAGAATCGCCGGCAGAGAGACCGTGCCAACGACTGCAAGGACAG agagggggagagcaCCAGCCAGCTGCACGAGCATCGCTTCAGGCCCCCCAGAGGCCCAGGGCCAGGGTACCCCAGCTCAGACGAGGACGAGTCCCCCCCTGGGAGTCCCCGCCTGCTGTACCCCAGCCTGGCCCCCCCTGCCATCCGCCACCACTGCCTTTCCCCCATGGCCATGCTGGGGGCGGACCTACGAGACTTGGGGGGGTCTTGA
- the LOC136749615 gene encoding zinc finger and BTB domain-containing protein 1: protein MLSSGTVTMGMSAHSQHVLRQLAAQLEFGFLCDVIVSIGDVHFRAHRAVLAACSTYFHKLFVSQPAMASRAHTSYTLSPELVRPEHFDLILQMMYHGLPEPPPPANDSAGLRTSMAFLEFYTLPPLQGEGSAQTGKSCLQYGVEVCEQPQEEEGEGGEREAGVGLLGGQSSNCFLYSPDGVVEANVRSRMTEQALQGEVDREQGKDSSFSSSSSSSSSSSSTSSSSSSSSSSLPSSPLSASPSPQPNSWAQRLKPTSSSGPVKSEPPDSPSFLELHGIKVVQVVPVAHQQTSTTSTVEEGEVTGPIVSIQNGFLQTQPMLIKPDPHGSSSPILGQKAGVGGGGGRAGSGGEPLQPPTAKCMQWAWMGKSVLLSTQPGSSPPASLPHKPRSSASQKPKPILLTLNKKPDTPAPPPFFPCTRCELSFDTSCALEEHLVGCGRKRPVRHRKVPQWLQRSPSHLPPASPSPAPVSPSSVEVELEDPSVVVSWPPVGHQCCKTCGKFFKRAKMLQLHRPRCPGAVPLSRARSEARNHVCNVCGKAFLQRGHLMEHEATHSHIKRFSCQSCDKQFVRRRELKVHEARHVGQATYHCQFCGHASYRKNGHYHHLTTHITKPKVICQGCFHICENPAQLKEHEMEHRHMCEHCGAKFRLKKELARHFASCESITEGYDA from the exons ATGTTGAGTTCTGGTACAGTCACCATGGGGATGAGCGCCCACAGCCAGCACGTGCTGCGGCAGCTGGCAGCCCAGCTGGAGTTCGGTTTCCTGTGTGACGTCATCGTGAGCATCGGGGACGTCCACTTTCGAGCACACCGGGCTGTGTTGGCGGCCTGTAGTACCTACTTCCACAAACTATTTGTCAGCCAGCCCGCGATGGCCAGCCGTGCCCACACCAGCTACACTCTGAGCCCTGAGCTGGTGCGGCCGGAGCACTTCGACTTAATCCTGCAGATGATGTACCACGGGCTGCCGGAGCCTCCACCCCCTGCCAATGACTCAGCCGGCCTGCGTACCTCCATGGCCTTTCTGGAGTTCTACACCCTCCCTCCGCTGCAGGGCGAAGGGTCGGCCCAGACTGGCAAGAGCTGTCTGCAGTATGGTGTGGAGGTCTGTGAGCAACctcaggaggaggagggggagggaggagagagggaggcaggggtTGGCCTGTTGGGAGGTCAGAGCTCCAACTGCTTTCTGTACTCCCCTGATGGAGTGGTTGAGGCCAATGTCCGCAGCCGCATGACTGAGCAGGCCCTGCAGGGGGAGGTGGACAGGGAGCAGGGAAAGGActcttccttctcctcctcctcctcctcctcctcctcctcctcctccacatcttcctcctcctcttcctcctcctcatccctGCCCTCTTCCccactctctgcctctcccagCCCTCAGCCAAACTCCTGGGCTCAGCGCCTGAAGCCCACCTCTTCCTCTGGCCCAGTGAAGAGTGAGCCCCCGGACAGCCCCAGCTTTCTAGAGCTCCATGGCATCAAGGTGGTGCAGGTGGTCCCAGTAGCCCACCAGCAGACCAGCACCACCAGCACAG tggaagaaggagAAGTCACTGGCCCAATAGTGTCTATACAAAATG GGTTCCTCCAGACCCAGCCCATGTTGATCAAGCCAGATCCTCATGGGTCTTCCAGTCCGATACTTGGGCAGAAAGCTGGtgttggaggaggaggggggagggcAGGCAGTGGGGGTGAGCCCCTGCAGCCGCCTACTGCCAAGTGTATGCAGTGGGCCTGGATGGGGAAGAGTGTCCTCCTGAGCACACAGCCTGGGTCCAGCCCCCCTGCCTCCCTCCCCCACAAACCAAGGTCATCGGCCTCCCAGAAGCCCAAGCCCATCCTGCTGACATTGAACAAGAAGCCGGACACCCCCGCGCCACCACCCTTCTTTCCCTGCACACGCTGTGAGCTCAGCTTCGACACCTCGTGTGCTCTGGAGGAACACCTGGTGGGCTGTGGGCGGAAGCGGCCCGTCCGGCATCGCAAGGTCCCTCAGTGGCTGCAGCGGAGCCCCTCACACCTGCCCCCAGCGTCCCCTTCCCCTGCCCCAGTCTCACCCAGCTCGGTGGAGGTGGAACTGGAGGATCCTTCGGTTGTGGTCAGCTGGCCGCCCGTTGGGCACCAGTGCTGCAAGACCTGTGGCAAGTTCTTCAAGAGGGCCAAGATGCTGCAACTGCACCGCCCACGCTGCCCTGGTGCCGTCCCCCTTTCCCGGGCCCGCTCCGAAGCCCGCAACCATGTGTGCAACGTCTGCGGCAAGGCCTTCCTACAGCGTGGGCACCTGATGGAGCATGAGGCCACGCACAGCCACATCAAGCGTTTCTCTTGCCAGTCCTGCGACAAGCAGTTTGTGCGCCGACGGGAGCTCAAGGTCCACGAAGCCCGGCATGTGGGCCAGGCCACCTACCACTGCCAGTTCTGCGGTCACGCCAGCTACCGCAAAAACGGCCACTACCACCATCTCACCACACACATCACCAAACCCAAAGTCATCTGCCAGGGTTGCTTTCATATCTGCGAGAACCCAGCCCAGCTTAAGGAGCATGAGATGGAACACCGGCACATGTGCGAGCACTGCGGCGCTAAGTTCCGCCTCAAGAAGGAGCTGGCCAGGCACTTTGCCAGCTGTGAGAGCATCACAGAGGGCTATGACGCCTGA